The Vulcanimicrobium alpinum sequence GGCCGCGGCGTGTTCATCGACCACGCGACGGGCGTCGTGATCGGCGAGACCGCGGTCGTCGGCGACGACGTCTCGATGCTGCACGGCGTGACCCTCGGCGGCACCGGGAAGCAGCGCGGTGACCGGCACCCGAAGATCGGCCGCGGCGTCCTGCTCGGCGCCGGTTCCACGGTCCTGGGCAACATCACCGTCGGCGAGGGCGCGAAGGTCGCTGCCGGCAGCGTCGTAATCCGCCCCGTCCCCCCGTGGACCACGGTCGCCGGCGTCCCTGCCGACGTCGTCGGTCACAGCTCCGCCGGCGAGCACCCGGGCCAAACCATGGACCAAGCCTTCGTCCTCGACTTTCAAATCTAACGCATCGTCACGCTGGCCGCGTCGTCACGCTGAGCCCGTCGAAGCGCAGCCTCCATCACGCACGAAGGGCGCCCGGATCACTCCGGACGCCCTCGCCGTTCGCCTTCACGCTGCGTCGGACGCAGGCGTCCGCTACCAGCCGCCGTCTCCGCCCCCGCCGCCGGAATCGCCGCCGCCCCAACCCCCGCCGGAGTCACCGCCGCCCGAGTCGCCCCACGACGACCCGCCGATGTTCGAGGTGTCGATCTGGCCGGGCTGGTCCTGCCAGCCGCCGGCGTCGGCCTGCTGGCCCGGATCGAACCCACCGGCCGCGTAGCCGCCGCCGTCTCCGACGTCGCGCCGGCCCCCGAAGAGCTCGTTCCCGAGCCACGCGCCGCCGAGCCCGCCGAGCAGGCCGCTCCAGAAACCGCCGCCGCCCCCGCCGTAGCCGGGGCCATAGCCGGGGCCGTACCCGCCGCCGTAGCCGGGTCCGGGCCCGTAGCCCGGCCCGCCCATCATCCGCGGCCCCGAGAGCGCGCGGAAGATCCCGCGGATGACGAAGAAGATCACGGCGAGGATGATGATCCACCAGATCCATCCCATGTTGAAGCCGCCTCCGGTCTCGCTGCTGCGGCTCGGGCTCGCGACGGCGCCGGCGGGACGCCGGCTGCCGTTGAGCGAGCTCTCGTGGCCGCGATAGGTGTTGATGATCGTGCTGACCGCGTTCTCGACGCCGCCGTCGTAGTCGCCGGTCTTGAAGGACGCGCGCATCGTGCGCGCGATCGTCTGATACGAACCTGCCGGAAAGTAGCGCGAGGCCGCCGTCGTCCCCGCGATCCGGATCTCGTGCTCGTTCTTCGCGATGAAGATCTCGACGCCGTTGACCTGCTGCTGCGCGAAGCTCCGCTCGATCGCGGCGTCGGGCGCGACGCCGCCGAGCGTCGGCGTCGTGACGACGACGACTTCCTTGCGCGTCTGCGCGTTGAAGTCGCCGACTTGCTGGTTGATCTGCGCGATCGCCGTCGGCGAGAGCAGGTGGGCGTCGTCGATCACGTAGCTCGTCCGCGCGAACGCGGGCGAGACGCTGGTCGCCAGGGCGACCGTCAGGGCAGCAAGCGCCGCCAGCGGTTTCATCGGTGCATGTCCTCCGGTGGACGAGTACCCGGCCTCGCGCGGGAAGTTGCGATGGGCTAGTGGACGGAGACGACGACGAGCGCGACGCCGACCGAGGTGAGCACGAAGATCGCCAGCAGCACCCACGTGAATGCCTTGGCGACGCCGTTCCACTTGCGATCGGTCCGGTACGGTTTGGGTCTCATTGCGCTTCGGCGCGGGCTTCGGCGACGCGGCCCCACAACCGTTCCAGGTTGTAGAACTGCCGCTGGTCGGGCGTGAACACGTGCGCGACGACGCTGCCGAGGTCGATCAGAATCCATCCGCCGTCGGCGTGCCCCTCGAGGCGCGGCCGCAAGCCGGCCGCTTCCGCGGCGTCGACGATCGCGTCGGCGATCGAGCGGGTCTGGATCGCCGACCGCCCGGTCACGACGACGAAGTGGTCGGCGACGATCGTGCGCCCGTCGAGGTCGAGGACGGCGAGATCTTCGCCCTTCTTGTCCTCCGCGGCGGCGCGGACCAGGGAGACGAGGTCGAGTTCAGACAGAGCGCTGTTCCTTCCCGAGGCCGTAACGGCCGGCGGCGGCGAGGGTCTGCGGCGCAACGTCGAGGCTGCGGCGCGTGAGATAGGCGATCGACGAAGCGAGCACGCCGCGCATCGCCGCGTCGCGATCTCGCAGGGCCAGCGACGCGAGCGCCGCGCGGCCGGTGAAATCACGTCCCGGCTCGAGCCCGTCGGCGAGGTAGACGACCTCGTCCAGCGGGCTCATGACCTCGGCCGCGACGGTATGTTTGCGGATCGCGGAGAGCACCGCCTCGTCGTCGATCCCGAACTGCTCGCGCGCGAGCTCCGCGCCGAGGCGCGCGTGCAGCACGATCGGGTTGGCGCGCTCGAATGCGTCGATCGGCATCCCGCGCCGCTCGCATTCGCGCAGCAGCCGGTCGGCTGAGTAGAGTCGCGCCAAGTCGTGGAGCATCCCGGCGACGCGCGCGCGTTCCGCGTCGATCCCGTGCGCGCGCGCGAACCGCGCCGCCGTCCGCGCCACGCGCAGGACGTGCGCGGTGCGATGATCGGAACCGAGCTGCGCGCGCACGGCGCGCGCCATCCGCACGAACGCGAGCCCGCTCAATGCCGGATCTCGCGCAGGACGCTCGCGCCGATCCCGCGTCCGCCCAGCATCGCCGGAGCGTACGCGTCGTGTGCGACGCGCTTGAGCAGATCGGCGTCGAAGGCCTCGTCGTCGCTGGGGACGACGATCGCGGTGTTGCGCACGACGCCGCTGCGGTCGAGATCGAGCCGCACCACCGTCGCGTGCGCGCCGCTGCCGTCGGCGACTGTGCTGTGCCGGAGTTTGGGCGCGACGAAAACGAGCGCCGCCTGCTGCGGCGTCCCCTCGCGCACGTATCCCAGCCGCAGCAGCGTCGCGCGGTCGCCGACGACGACGCGCGCGAGCAGCGACGACTTCGGATCGAACGCGAGCACGACGTCGGACTCGGGACCCTGGCGGAAGACGCGGTAGTTCGGGCCTTCCGTCTCGGCCGACGCGGCGAGTTCGTCGCGCGCGCCCAGCGACGTGGTGGCGCCGAAGGTGAACCGTCGCCGCGTGCCGTCGACGTCGACCGTGTACGTCGTCCCGGGCGGCATCGCGACGTCGAACGCGTGCACGGTTCCGTCGTCGTCGACGATCGCGTCGAAGCGCGCGGCACCGTCGGTGAAGGCGACGTGCTGTCCGTCGTCCTTGGTTGCGACCGCGGCGGGCGTACCGTACGTCCGCACGATCGCGGAGAGCGGGCGGTGCAGCAGATCGACCGGCGGCGGCACCATCGTCACGGGCGGCGTGCGATCTCGTCGTCGAGCGCGGCGCGCAGCGCGCGCAGGCGCGCGGCGTAGAGCTCACCTTTCAAGTTGCCGGCCCACATCACCAGCGCGTTCTCGCCGTTGTCGCTGTAGTAGCCGCGGCGCGTCGAGACGGTCGTGAAGCCGTACTTGCGGTAGAGCTTCTGCGCCGAGTCGTTCGATTCGCGCACCTCGAGCGTGATCCACGACGCGCCGTGCACGATCGCTTCGTCGAGCAGCGCGATGAGCATCTCCTCGCCGAATTTGCGGCCGCGCTGATCCGGATGCACGGCGATCGTGGTGATGTGCGCGTCTTCGAGGATCGACCAGATGCCGCCGTAGGCGACGATCGCGCCGTCGTAGCGGCCGGTGAAATAGTGGGCGAGCTTGTTGTCGCGGATCTCGTTGGCGAACGCGTTCACCGGCCACGCCGTGCCGAACGAGAGCGCCTCGATACGCAGCACGGTGGGGAGATCGGTCGTCGACATCCGGTCGATCGCCAGGCGTTTGGGCGCGCCCGCACCGGCGGGGTTCAGTTCGGCCTTCACGAGCGCTGCGCGCGCGGTTCGCTGACGGCCGGACGTTCGCCGTAGTCGGGTGCGAGGGCGTGCGGCGTCGGGCTCGGTTCGCGGGTGCGGGCGAGTTCGGCGATCGCGACGGCGGGGGGTTGCGCTCGAGGCAGAAGCGCTCGCACAGTCAACCCGCGTTCGGCGATCTGCGCGAGCACGTCCTCCGTATTCCCGCTCACGGAGAGGGTGCCGGCGGTTCCCGCCAGCAGCCGGTCCAGGACGCTCGCGGTCGGCCCGCACGCGGTCCGGGCGCCCCGGTCGTCGCGCAGCCGCGCGCAGATCACGCCCGGCCGGCCGGCGACGACCGTCAGGCTCGGCAGCGGCGCGGCGGCGGGCTCGAGCGCGTCGTACGACGAGATCCCGACCAGCGGGACACCGCTGCCGTAGGCGAGCGATTTCGCGTACGCGACGGCGATCCGCACGCCGGTGAACGATCCCGGGCCGATCCCGACCGCGATGCGGTCGAGGTCGCGGAGCGCGAGGGACGCGCCGCCGAGCAGGTCCGCGATCCGCTCGAGGCCCCGCTCGAGCGCGTCGGCCCGGCCGCCGCCGCCGGAGCGCATCTCCCCGTCGAGGTCGAGCGCAGCCGAGAAGCCGTCGAGCGCCGCGTCCAGCGCGAGGATCTTCATCGCAGCCGCCGCACGCGCACCCGCCGCGGCCCCGCGCCCGCGCCGTCGATCGTGACCTCGACGCGCGCCGCCGGCAGCCAGTCTTCCGCGCGTTCCGGCCATTCCACCAGCGTGATGCGGTCGGGAGCGAACGCTTCGTCCAGCGCGAGATCGGGAAGCTCGGCGGGATCGTCGATGCGATAGAGGTCGACGTGTTCGACCGGCGGCGTTCCCGGGTACGTCTGACGAAAGACGAACGTTGGACTGCTGACCGCGTCGTCCGAGCCGTGCAGCGCACGGACGAGCGCCCGCGCCAGCGTCGTCTTTCCGGCGCCCAGCGGCCCGCGCAAAACGACGACGTCCCCCGGGGCGAGCGTCGCAGCGACCCGGACGGCGAACGCGTCGAGCGCGCGCAAACCGTCGAGGACGTCCTCCTTCTCAGTCAGAATGGTGATAGGTGCTGTTGCGGATGAGTGACGTCCTCGTTGGGATCGTCGCCGGGGCGGTGTGTTCGGTGATCGCGGCGGCCTTCGAAACCGTCGTGCTGACCAGCCGCTTTTTCTCGCTCGATCACGTCGGCGAAGGTCTCGAAAGCAAGCTGCTGCTGATCGCGGTTGTCGGGGCAATCGCAGGCGGGGTCGTCGGCTTTCTCGTCGGGGCGCTTTTCAAGCAGCGCGACGCCGTCCGCCGGTGATCCCGACCTCCTCCGCAGCCGAACACCTGGCCGATCTCGACGCCAGGTTCGAAGCCCATGCCGAAGCGCTTCGCGCGCATGCCGGCCGGCTGCGCGACGCACTCGCGCGCGCGGCCGGCGCACCGGCGGCCGCAACCGATCCGCTCGAGACCGAACCACTCTCGCATTCCGACTCGTAGAAAGTTTCCGTGAACGACGACTCCCGCATGTCCACCATCGCCGTCGAAGACGAGATGCAGGAGAGCTACCTCTCCTATGCGATGTCCGTCATCGCGTCGCGCGCCCTGCCCGACGTGCGCGACGGTCTCAAGCCCGTCCAGCGGCGCATCCTCTACGCGATGCGCGAGATGGGGATGGACCCGAGCAAACAGCACCGCAAGTGCGCCGGTGTGATCGGCGAGGTGCTCAAGTCGTTCCACCCGCACGGCGACTCGTCGGTATACGACGCGCTGGTGCGCATGGCGCAGGACTTCACCCTGCGCTACCCGCTCATCGACGGTCACGGGAACTTCGGCTCGATCGATCCCGATCCGCCGGCGGCGTATCGTTACACCGAAGCGCGGCTCGCGCGCCCGGCGATGGAGATGCTCGCCGACATCGACAAAGAGACCGTCGATTTCATCCCCAACTTCGACAACCAGACCGAAGAGCCGGTTGTGCTGCCGGCGCGCCTGCCGCAACTGCTCGTCAACGGCTCCTCGGGGATCGCGGTCGGGATGGCGACCAACATCCCGCCGCACAACGTCGGCGAGATCTGCGACGCGATCACGTACCTGATCGACAGCACCGGGAAAAATCTCAGCGACGACGAGCTGATGGACGGTCTGCTCGACCGCGTGCACGGCCCGGATTTCCCGACCGGCGGCGTCCTGCTCGGATGCGAAGCGATCCGTAACGCGTACAAGACCGGGCGCGGTTCGGTGGCGCTGCGCGGCAAGGCCGAGATCGTCGAAGACAAGGGCCGCTACCGCATCGTCATCAGCGAAGTGCCGTTCCAGGTCTCGGTGAACCGCATTCTCGAGTCGATCACCGACGCATATCAGGAGAAACGGATCACCGGCATTACCGCGCTGCACAACGAGTCGAACCGCAAGGGGATGCGGATCGTCGTCGAGCTGCACCGTTCCGCGACGCCGCAAGTCGTGCTGAATCAGCTCTACAAGCAGACCCCGCTGCAGTCGAGCTTCGCGTTCAACATGCTCGCGCTGGTCCCGGTGAAGCGCGGCGGGACGATGGAGCACACCACCGGAACGCTCACCCCGCTCGAACCGCAAGTTCTCAGCCTCAAGGACATGCTGGGGCACTTCATCGATCATCGCCGCGAGGTGACGTCGCGCCGCGCGCGCTACGAACTGCGCAAGGCGCTCGAACGCGCGAAGATCCTGCGCGGCTTCCGCATCGCGCTCGACAACATCGACGAAGTCATCTCGATCATCCGCGCCAGCGCGACCGTCGACGAAGCGAAAGCGAACTTGATGGCGCGCTTCCCGGTCCCCGAAGGCGGCCTCGCCGACGACATCCCGGGCGATCTGAACGACGTCATCGCCGCCGGCCTCGACGAGATCCAGGCCGCCGCGATCGTCGACATGCGCCTGCGCACGCTCGTCGGCCTCGAACGCAAGAAGATCGAGGACGAGTACGAGGGACTACTGGTGACGATCGACGATCTGCGCGACCTGCTCGCGAAGCCGGCCCGCATCCTGCAAGTCGTCCGCGACGAGACGGCAGACCTCAAGAAGCGGATGGACGATCCGCGCAAGACGCCGGTCGAAGCCCTCGAAGGCGAACTCGCGATCGAAGACATCATCGCCGACACCGAGGTCGTCGTGACGGTGACGGTCGGCGGCTACATCAAGCGCGTCTCCGTCGACACGTTCCGCGCGCAAAACCGCGGCGGACGCGGCGTCATCGGCATCGCGAACTTGAAGAAGGAAGACGTCGTCCGCAACTTCTTCGTCGCGACGACGCACCAGCACGTCCTATTCTTCACGAATAAGGGCCGTGCGTTCCGTCTGCGGGCGTACGAGATCCCCGACTCAACGCGCCAGTCGCGCGGGACGGCGCTGGTCAACCTGCTGCAGCTGCCGCCGGGGGAGAACGTCACCGCCGTCTTCCCGGTGAGCCGTTTCGACACCGACGAATACCTCGTGATGGTCACCCGTCACGGCGTGATCAAGAAGACGAAGCTCGACGAGTTCGAGAACGTGCGCCGCAACGGGCTCATCGCGATCGGCCTCGACGACGGCGACGAACTCCTCGCCGTCGACCTGAGCCGCGGCGACCGCGACATCATCCTCGCGACCCACGACGGGATGGCGGTCCATTTCAACGAGACCGACGTGCGGCCGATGGGCCGCCCGGCGCGCGGCGTCAAGGCGATGACGCTCGCCGCCGGCGACGAGATCGTCGCGATGGACGTCGTCGAAGACGACCGCCGCGAAGTGCTCATCGTGACCTCGCAGGCGTACGGGAAGCGCACTCCCATCGATGACTACCGCCACACCTCGCGCGGCGGCAAAGGCGTGAAGGCGTTCGCTAAGGAGAAAGAGATCGGCTACGTCGTCGATCAGATCTTGGTGAAGCCGGACGACGAACTGCTGATGATCACCTCGGGGAACCAGGTGATCCGCATCCCGGTCAGTCAGATCCGGCGCGCCGGACGCTCGACCAAAGGCGTGCGCCTGCAGCGGCTCGCGGAGGGCGACGAGGTCATCGCGATCGCCAATCTCGGCCAGCAGTCGAAAGCCGTCGAAGACATCACCGGCGAAGCGCCGGCCGTGTAAGTCACGCTGAGCTTGTCGAAACGCCGCGCCCGGCCATGAGTTCCGCGGCGCGGTGGATCGCTTTGCGCACGCGCTCGTACGTCCCGCAGCGGCAGAGGTTCGTCACCGACTCGTCGATCTGCGCGTCGCTCGGCGAGCGGTGTTAGGCGAGCAGCCGCGCCGCCGCCATGATCATTCCCGACTGACAATAGCCGCACTGCGGGACGCCGATCTCGAGCCACGCCTGCTGCACGGGATGCAGTTCGCCGTGCGCGGCGAGACCTTCGATCGTGCGAACGTCGCTCCCGGCGGCGTTCTCCATCGGGAGCAGACACGAACGCACGGCCTCGCCGTTCACGTGCACGGTGCACGCGCCGCACAGTCCGCGACCGCAGCCGAACTTCGTGCCGCGCAGGCCGGCTTCGTCGCGCAGCGCCCACAGCAGCGGCGTGTCCGGCTCGACGTCGAGCGCGGCGGCTTTCCCGTTGATCCTCAGCCGAATCATCCGTGTCCCTCAGGCGAATTGCTTGGCGTAGCGGGTGCGGATGCCGTGACGCGCGAGCGGAAGGGTGCGCACGCGCCGTCCGCTCGCGGCGAAGATCGCGTTGGCGAGGGCCGCCGCCGTCGGAACCGGCCCGACTTCGCCGAGTCCGCCCGGATCGGCGCCGCTGTCGATGAACGCGAACGTCGTCGGCGGCGCCTCGGGGAGCGCGAGCAGGTGAAACCCGTCGAAGTTCGTCGCGGTGCTGCGGCCGTGCGCGAACGTGATCTCCGAGGCGAGCGCCTGCGTGAGTCCCCAGTTGATGCCGCCCTCGATGTTCGCGCGCGTGATGTCGGGATCGAGGACGTAGCCGCCGTCGAGCACGGTGGTGACATGGTGCAGATCGAGCGTGTCGCCGTGCAGCGAGACCTCGACCGCCTGCGCGAGGTAGGTCTGGAAACAGTACGCGAGCGCGATGCCGACGCCGCGTCCGCGCGGACGCGGCGCGTCGAGCTTCGCGAGTTCGGCGAGCTTGCGCAACACCGGCACGGCGCGCGCTTCGTGCGGACTGCCCTTCAGCAATGCGAGGCGGTACGCGAGCGGATCGATGCCGGCCGCGTGCGCGAGCTCGTCGACGAAGCTCTCCGAGGCGAAGACGTTCGGGCCGTAGCCGGTCGTACGCCAGACCATCGTCGGCACGGGCACGTCGATGATGTGCACGTCGAACTGCCGCCGCGCTACGGTGTACGGATAGGCCTCGTCGGTCAGCCCCTCAATGCACGACGGGTCGGCTTGCGGAAACGCGAAGGGTTTGGGAAGTCCGATGTAGACCGGGGACGCGATCGTCGGCGCAACGAGCCGCTGCAGCATCGCGACGGGAATCCCGTTCGCGTCGAGCGACGCCGTCATCGACTGGCGGAACGCCGGACGATAGCTGTCGCGATGGAAGTCTTCCTCGCGCGTCCAGACGAGCTTCACCGGGCGGCCGACCGCGCGCGAGATCAGCGCCGCCTGCACGGCGTAGTCGGCGATGAGCCGCCGGCCGAAGCCGCCACCGAGGAGCGTCCGATTCACCGCGACGTTGTCTTTGGGGATGCCGAGCGCCTCACTCACGCGCACCACGCACATCGTCTGCCCCTGCGTCGGCGCCCAGAGGTTGCAGCGATCGCCCTCGACCGACGCGGTGCAGTTCATCGGCTCCATCGTCGCGTGCGCCTGCCACGCCGAGCCGTACGCCGCGCTGACGACGCGGGCGCCGTTCGCGCGCGCCGCATCGAGGGCGGCCGCGACGCCGTCGCCTTTCACGACCGGCGTCCACGCGTCGCCGCGCATCGTCGTGTCGTAGAGCGCGTCGAGCGCGGGCGTGGCGACGTCGGCGCCGGTGCTCCAGCGCACGGGGAGCGCGTCGACCGCCTTGTGCGCGCGCCACCAGGAAGTCGCGACCACGGCCACGCCGCGCGGGACCCGCACGACGCCCAGCACGCCGCGCATCCGCCGCACCGCGCGATCGTCGAAGGAAAGCACGTCACCGTTGATCGTCGGCGCCGTCTTCACCGCGGCGTACGCCATGTGCGGGACGACGACGTCGATGCCGAACACCGGCTCGCCGGTGATCTTCGCGCGCAGGTCGACGCGCCGGTGCGCGGTGCGCAGCAGCGTCCATCGGGCGGGCGATTTCAACGCCGGTTTCTGATTGACCGGAAGCGCCGCGGCCGCCGCGGCGAGCGAACCGTACGTCGCGCTGCGCCCGCTCGCCAGATGCGTCACCGTGCTCTTGGCGGTCCGGCAGGTCGCGGGATCGACGTTCCACTCCGCGGCGGCGGCGCGGACGAGCGCGTCGCGCGCCGCCGCGCCCATGGTGCGCAGCACCGGCCAGAAGTCGCGGATGCTCCGCGCGTCGCCGGTGAACTGGGTGTTCACGTACGGGTTGGCGTAGGACGGATCGACGCCGGTCTTCTCGAGCTGGACCGCGTCCCAATCGGCATCGAGTTCCTCGGCGATCACCATCGGATGCGTCGTTCCGATCCCCTGGCCCATCTCGGCTTGCGAGACCATGATCGTCACCACGTTGTCGGGACTGATGCGCACCCAGGCGTTGAGCGGAACGGCGCTGTTCGCGGCGTGGTCGACGTTGCGTGCCGCCAGCGCGGGCGCTTCGAGCTGCAGCAGCAAACCGCCGCCGCCGACCGCGGCGACGCGCAGGAACGCATCGCGCTTCATGCCGGGCATTCTGCACCGGTCGCGGCCCAATGCGCGACGAGCGCACGGAAGTGCGGTTTGTCCACCGGCGGCGGACGGCGCGTCCCGCCCGGATGCCACGCCCAACCGACGAGCGGGTCGTCGGAGAAGTGGTGCACGAGAGCCGCGATGTTCCGGTTTCCGTTCTTGCTGCGGTCGAGGACGGCCAAACAAAGCGCGTGCACGTTTTTCCCTTCCCAGCCCATCGAGAGCGGTGCGAGTCCCCAATGCGGCGCGCCCGGGACGTCGGCCGCGGTCTGATTGTGCGTCGCGTGACAGGTCGAACATCGCATCCCTGCCATACCGTGGTTCTCGGGACCGCGGCGCACGTTGAGGAAATGTTCGCGGCGCGCATCGCCTTGCCGCGGAAAATCGGTGATCGTATGGCAGTTCATGCAGCGCGGCGATTGCAGCACCGGAGCCATCCGCGCGAACGTTCGCGCGGAATCGTCCCGAGTCGAATCGTCGCCGCGTGCCGATGCCGTACCAAGTGCAAACGCGCCGGCAACGGCGTATGCGGCGAGCTGAAACGCGATCTTCACGTCACCTCCCGGATCGATGCTGCTCGGGAGTGTAACGGGCGCGAGGAACCGCAGGCAGTCTACAAAATGTGAGGGGCAAGGCCCCGACAGCATAGCGCTCGTGCACGCACGGTACCAGAGGTTCCGGAATGTCGTCACCGTGAGTGACGATTTCGCCGCTCCGCTCGACGCGCGCCGCGCCGAACTGCGGCGCTTTCTGCGCGGACGGCGGCGCACGACCTCACCGGAGGTGCTGGGGCTTCCGCTCGCGTCGAACCGGCGGCGCAACGCCGGCGTGCGGATCGAGGAGCTGTGCGCCGCCGCCGGCGTCGGCATCACGTGGTACAGCGCGCTCGAGAACGGCCGTCCGATCCGCATGTCGCAGAAACTGCTCGACGCGATCGCGTCGGCGCTCGCGATGTCGGCCGACGAACGGCGCTACCTCTTCGCGCTCGCCGCGCCGCGCGACCAGCCGCTCCCGCCCGCGGAGACGATCCGGGGCGTTCTGATCGCGCTCGCGGAGAACGTCGAGTTCGGGCCGGCGTACGTCGTCGACGATCGCTGGAACGTCCTCGGATGGAACGCGTTCGCCGGCACGCTCTTCGGCTTCGCGCCGCGCGGCGGCGGCAATCTCGTCGAGCGCATGTTTTTGGATCCGTCGCTGCGCGCGATCCATCTGTCATGGCCGCGCATCGCCGACGAACTTGTCGCCGTGCTGCACATGAACTACGCGTTCGCCTACGAACCGGCGCGGTTCGACGCATTCATCGAGCGGATGCGCGCGGCCAGCGCGGAGTTCGCGGAACGATGGGAGGCGGCCGGCGTTCGCGCGATGGCCCCCAAACGCATGCGGGTCGCGCATCCCGCCTACGGCACGTTGACGCTCGAAACCGTCGGCTTGCAGCAGTCGGAGCATTGGCACGATCGCGGCTCCGACTGGCTGATCGTTCAGCGTCACGTCGATGACGGGGGCGGGGATAGTTCGGATGGGGATTCGGGCGGCGCTTCGACAAGCTCAGCGTGACGAGCGGCTCAGTGTGACGCGCGAGCTCAGCGTGATTAGGGAGCGGCTTCGACGTAGTCGCCGGGCCGCGGGTCTCCGCGTCCGATTATGACGGCTTCGATGTACTTTCCGGTCGTGCTGGTGACGATCAGCTCGAAGGGCGGCCGCGAGGCGCCGGCGTTGTCGGCGACGCCGCGCAGCACCTGGCTCACGGCGAACGCCGGACCGCGTTCGATCAGCACCGTTCCGTTATACACGTTGACGATGCGGGAGAGCGGCTTCACCAGCGGCTGGCGCGCGAGCGCGGCGGTCACCGAACGCTCCCACGTCCGTTCGGCGTTCGGTTCGAAGTCGCCGCGGGACGCCTCGGAGACCGGATCGCTCTCGAGGTTGACGGTCTTCACCGGCAGCGTCTCGCCGCTGAGGCAGTTGCGCACGGTGAAGCGCGCGATCCCGTAGGCGCGATCGGTTTCCTGCGCGACGCCCGGCAGCCGCGGCGCGCGGTCGAACGTCGCGAGCACGGCATACACCGCGTGCGCGGCACGGCAGCGCGCGTCGTCGGCGAGCGTCGTCTCCCCGTCGAAGACGGGGGAACGCACGTCGACGTAATTGGCGACGATCTTGCGCCACAGGGCCTGCGGCATCTCCGCCTTCGCGCTCTCGCCGACCGTCGCCGTGACGAGCACGGTCGCGGGGTTCGCCGCCGGGGCGGCCGCCGGACGTGCGAGAGCAGGCGTAAGCGACGCTGCGACAAACGTGGTGACGGCGAGCAGACGAGGCATGCGCACGGAGGCGACCTTCCGGGTCGAAACCCGCGCTCCTACGACCGGGTCCGTATGCGATGGAGGTATTCAACCCACTGCCATGAGCGCACTCCCCGACGTTTCCGAGAGCACCTTTCCGACT is a genomic window containing:
- a CDS encoding TPM domain-containing protein, producing the protein MKPLAALAALTVALATSVSPAFARTSYVIDDAHLLSPTAIAQINQQVGDFNAQTRKEVVVVTTPTLGGVAPDAAIERSFAQQQVNGVEIFIAKNEHEIRIAGTTAASRYFPAGSYQTIARTMRASFKTGDYDGGVENAVSTIINTYRGHESSLNGSRRPAGAVASPSRSSETGGGFNMGWIWWIIILAVIFFVIRGIFRALSGPRMMGGPGYGPGPGYGGGYGPGYGPGYGGGGGGFWSGLLGGLGGAWLGNELFGGRRDVGDGGGYAAGGFDPGQQADAGGWQDQPGQIDTSNIGGSSWGDSGGGDSGGGWGGGDSGGGGGDGGW
- the rsfS gene encoding ribosome silencing factor, with amino-acid sequence MRRRPSPPPAVTASGRNSALSELDLVSLVRAAAEDKKGEDLAVLDLDGRTIVADHFVVVTGRSAIQTRSIADAIVDAAEAAGLRPRLEGHADGGWILIDLGSVVAHVFTPDQRQFYNLERLWGRVAEARAEAQ
- the yqeK gene encoding bis(5'-nucleosyl)-tetraphosphatase (symmetrical) YqeK; this translates as MSGLAFVRMARAVRAQLGSDHRTAHVLRVARTAARFARAHGIDAERARVAGMLHDLARLYSADRLLRECERRGMPIDAFERANPIVLHARLGAELAREQFGIDDEAVLSAIRKHTVAAEVMSPLDEVVYLADGLEPGRDFTGRAALASLALRDRDAAMRGVLASSIAYLTRRSLDVAPQTLAAAGRYGLGKEQRSV
- the rimI gene encoding ribosomal protein S18-alanine N-acetyltransferase is translated as MKAELNPAGAGAPKRLAIDRMSTTDLPTVLRIEALSFGTAWPVNAFANEIRDNKLAHYFTGRYDGAIVAYGGIWSILEDAHITTIAVHPDQRGRKFGEEMLIALLDEAIVHGASWITLEVRESNDSAQKLYRKYGFTTVSTRRGYYSDNGENALVMWAGNLKGELYAARLRALRAALDDEIARRP
- the tsaB gene encoding tRNA (adenosine(37)-N6)-threonylcarbamoyltransferase complex dimerization subunit type 1 TsaB, with the protein product MKILALDAALDGFSAALDLDGEMRSGGGGRADALERGLERIADLLGGASLALRDLDRIAVGIGPGSFTGVRIAVAYAKSLAYGSGVPLVGISSYDALEPAAAPLPSLTVVAGRPGVICARLRDDRGARTACGPTASVLDRLLAGTAGTLSVSGNTEDVLAQIAERGLTVRALLPRAQPPAVAIAELARTREPSPTPHALAPDYGERPAVSEPRAQRS
- the tsaE gene encoding tRNA (adenosine(37)-N6)-threonylcarbamoyltransferase complex ATPase subunit type 1 TsaE, encoding MRALDAFAVRVAATLAPGDVVVLRGPLGAGKTTLARALVRALHGSDDAVSSPTFVFRQTYPGTPPVEHVDLYRIDDPAELPDLALDEAFAPDRITLVEWPERAEDWLPAARVEVTIDGAGAGPRRVRVRRLR
- the gyrA gene encoding DNA gyrase subunit A — protein: MNDDSRMSTIAVEDEMQESYLSYAMSVIASRALPDVRDGLKPVQRRILYAMREMGMDPSKQHRKCAGVIGEVLKSFHPHGDSSVYDALVRMAQDFTLRYPLIDGHGNFGSIDPDPPAAYRYTEARLARPAMEMLADIDKETVDFIPNFDNQTEEPVVLPARLPQLLVNGSSGIAVGMATNIPPHNVGEICDAITYLIDSTGKNLSDDELMDGLLDRVHGPDFPTGGVLLGCEAIRNAYKTGRGSVALRGKAEIVEDKGRYRIVISEVPFQVSVNRILESITDAYQEKRITGITALHNESNRKGMRIVVELHRSATPQVVLNQLYKQTPLQSSFAFNMLALVPVKRGGTMEHTTGTLTPLEPQVLSLKDMLGHFIDHRREVTSRRARYELRKALERAKILRGFRIALDNIDEVISIIRASATVDEAKANLMARFPVPEGGLADDIPGDLNDVIAAGLDEIQAAAIVDMRLRTLVGLERKKIEDEYEGLLVTIDDLRDLLAKPARILQVVRDETADLKKRMDDPRKTPVEALEGELAIEDIIADTEVVVTVTVGGYIKRVSVDTFRAQNRGGRGVIGIANLKKEDVVRNFFVATTHQHVLFFTNKGRAFRLRAYEIPDSTRQSRGTALVNLLQLPPGENVTAVFPVSRFDTDEYLVMVTRHGVIKKTKLDEFENVRRNGLIAIGLDDGDELLAVDLSRGDRDIILATHDGMAVHFNETDVRPMGRPARGVKAMTLAAGDEIVAMDVVEDDRREVLIVTSQAYGKRTPIDDYRHTSRGGKGVKAFAKEKEIGYVVDQILVKPDDELLMITSGNQVIRIPVSQIRRAGRSTKGVRLQRLAEGDEVIAIANLGQQSKAVEDITGEAPAV